Proteins co-encoded in one Arachis hypogaea cultivar Tifrunner chromosome 13, arahy.Tifrunner.gnm2.J5K5, whole genome shotgun sequence genomic window:
- the LOC112737282 gene encoding putative glycerol-3-phosphate transporter 1: protein MGSAPELSLKRSSSKLLGIRAIEYLKGGPVSFKTHQAIVLIVTFLAYTSYHATRKTTSIVKSVLDPQSSDIGLSLPKKNRISSSVLGNGWAPFNESDGTSLLGDVDVAFLSFYALGMYFSGHFGDRCNLRIFLTVGMLGTALFTSLFGVAYWANIHNFYYFLVVQMIAGLFQSTGWPSVVAVVGNWFGKSKRGLIMGIWNAHTSVGNITGSLIASAMLCNGWGWSFVVPGLMMAFVGLMVFFLLPVAPESVGVSREEDECNSPKKSGDEEVNEPLLAPENPAEEEPVGFLEAWKIPGVAPFALCLFFAKLVAYTFLYWLPFYVSHTAIDGKYLSSETSGTLSTLFDVGGVLGGILAGHISDHLDARAITAASFMYCAIPALFFYRSYGHVSLIVNAALMFITGMFVNGPYALITTAVSADLGTHKSLRGNSRALATVTAIIDGTGSIGAAIGPLLTGYISAKSWSAVFTMLMIAALIAGLLLTRLVMAEVAAKIEESRSNRAPECSLDV, encoded by the exons atGGGTTCAGCACCAGAATTGTCCCTTAAGAGAAGTTCTAGTAAGCTACTTGGAATTAGGGCCATTGAATACTTGAAAGGTGGTCCTGTTTCCTTCAAAACCCACCAAGCAATTGTTCTGATTGTAACATTTTTGGCTTATACTAGTTACCATGCCACCAGAAAAACCACAAGTATTGTGAAGAGTGTTCTTGATCCTCAATCATCAGATATAGGATTGAGTCTCCCGAAAAAGAACAGAATTTCTTCAAGTGTTCTTGGTAATGGTTGGGCACCATTCAATGAATCAGATGGGACTTCCCTTCTTGGTGATGTGgatgttgcattcctttccttTTACGCATTGGGGATGTACTTTTCAGGACACTTTGGCGATCGATGTAATTTAAGGATTTTTCTTACTGTGGGAATGCTAGGAACTGCTTTGTTCACTTCACTATTCGGGGTAGCTTATTGGGcaaacattcataacttttacTATTTCTTAGTGGTTCAAATGATTGCTGGATTGTTTCAATCAACCGGATGGCCTTCGGTTGTTGCAGTTGTCGGAAACTGGTTTGGAAAGAGCAAGAGAGGGTTGATCATGGGAATATGGAATGCTCACACGTCTGTTGGGAACATCACAGGATCCTTAATTGCTTCAGCTATGTTGTGTAATGGATGGGGATGGTCCTTTGTTGTGCCAGGACTTATGATGGCTTTCGTCGGCTTGATGGTTTTCTTTCTATTGCCGGTTGCACCTGAGTCTGTGGGAGTTAGCAGAGAGGAAGATGAGTGTAATTCACCCAAGAAAAGTGGAGATGAAGAAGTGAACGAGCCTCTCTTAGCGCCGGAGAATCCGGCCGAGGAAGAACCAGTTGGCTTCCTTGAGGCCTGGAAAATACCTGGGGTTGCCCCTTTCGCACTCTGTCTGTTTTTCGCCAAATTGGTTGCATATACATTTCTTTATTGGCTCCCCTTCTATGTTAGCCACACAG CAATTGATGGCAAATATCTATCCAGTGAGACATCAGGGACATTATCAACTTTATTCGATGTTGGTGGGGTTCTCGGAGGGATTCTAGCCGGCCACATTTCCGATCACTTAGATGCAAGAGCCATAACAGCAGCTAGCTTCATGTATTGTGCTATCCCTGCTCTGTTCTTCTACAGAAGCTATGGTCATGTTTCATTGATTGTGAATGCTGCATTGATGTTCATAACCGGTATGTTTGTGAATGGCCCTTATGCCCTCATAACAACCGCTGTTTCGGCTGACCTGGGAACACACAAGTCATTGAGGGGGAATTCGCGAGCTCTAGCAACCGTCACGGCTATCATCGATGGAACAGGTTCTATTGGGGCTGCAATAGGACCTCTATTGACCGGTTATATATCGGCCAAGAGCTGGAGTGCAGTTTTCACAATGTTGATGATAGCAGCTTTAATTGCAGGGCTGCTTCTTACTAGGCTTGTAATGGCTGAGGTGGCTGCAAAGATCGAAGAGTCGAGGTCCAACAGAGCACCGGAATGCTCCCTCGATGTTTAA